The Salvelinus fontinalis isolate EN_2023a unplaced genomic scaffold, ASM2944872v1 scaffold_0002, whole genome shotgun sequence DNA segment GTACCCACTGACATTCAAAATGTTAAACTGAATTGGCCAATCTTTGTTTAGAAATGGCTCTGGACTAAATTAACCAGGCACTGTCATTGGCTGGCTAGATCCACTAGAGAAAAGCTTTGAAGTGTGTTACTAGAGCGGGATGAAAAAAACAGTAGCCATGTGCACAAAGAAACTTGATTTCAACACAGGTGAAGGGGGAAAAGCATAACAGAATGACAGGAAGGTCACCTTTTCATCTTTCTGGTCTTTGAGGTACTCTGCGTTTCCTTTCTTCTCAGACGACTCCTCCAGAGGAAATAGATTGAGGTGTtccaccactcctccactcccctcccctcctctctcacctccctctccttcatCCTTCCATCCTCCAGACTGTTGAAGTGCAGCTCGTGACTTCTGTCTCAGGTGCTCTGTTCGTGCCTACAGCAAAGAGGTTACTTACCTACTTAACATTCAATTGCAATAATGAAGTACATATACACATtttaatgcacttttatgacttgATACTATTTTAACAAAGCCTCTTACATCGCTTCTCTTAAAAAAATCGCACCTGTCATACATCGTATCACACAAAGTTTGGTTGTCACTTCAGACCATGCTAAATCAATTATGAGGAATGTATCAATGTATGAATTTGGGGAGGCAACGTTGCTATGGTTACCTCCTGCTCTGCTCGCTCCACACGGCGTTGGACCTCTCGCTCCTCTTCTGCGGCTTGTGCCTCGTCTCGACGCACGCGAGCGACGTTGTCCTTGTTGCGAACATGCCAGCTCTTTTTAGGTAGAATATTCATTTTTCTCCTGAAGTCGAGTGTTTGTTTTGATCAGGGCTTGTACAGTTAAACAAAAATGTGTCAAAACCGTAACATGCCCTGACTTCTGTTGTTTGCAATTCAGTCAGTCTCTATTGTAACTCcagttcgctagctagctaaagttagctagtctTAACCCATTTCctgtaaaaaacaacaaaattTTAACAGCTATTTCAATCACAGAGATGTAAATTCTGACACTGGATTTTGTACAGCTGTTACCGAACGAATAAAATATTTGCATAAAGCCaaagaaaatatatttaacaCATCTGAAAGGTAAACAAGCAACCAAAAAGCTATTCAACCACAACCGGATATACACACCCGAAAATATAATTACGTCATAACGTCTACGTAAATTTTTTTTGTAGAAGTTCTCTCACGGGTCAGCAGGGGGCGCACGTTGCACATGACAGAAATAATAATTTCATTTTGTTTCTtataattttgtatttatttcagaGATCTAAATACACAAGTTACTGAGATATAtatatgagagcgagagagaaattgTTAAACTGAAGAACATTAAAAATATATGTAAACAATATTTAAATAAATTTagaaaaataaacacatttaatGTTGTAAAGTAGAGGTAGCCTTTTTTAGAATCCGAGAGTGAAAGACTTACACTCTTAAATCTAACATGTAGGTTCAGCATTCCCGAACAGTCCTATTACAAGTCAGAATGTTGAATAATCTTTATTTCAACTTGCTTTGCCTGTTGTCCGCTGATTGTGTCCTTATTTCGGGAAGTAACAGACAAAATATCAACAGGGAAGTGTTAACCTGACTTTCAATACGCTGGACTGGTCTGTATATTCGTTTGTATTTTCAGTACTGGCACAATTCGCACATGAAAGTTCCCTCTCAGTGAgctgggtataatttgtggaacgttccaacaggaatctgttccaaaaagtAAGTAAATAACAAGGTTGCCAGCAAACAACGGATACAAAATTGCACAATATGTAAGAAATGGCCAAGCTTAACTGAATCACAGACTGAACGTTGTCGCACACAATCAACTGGCAAATTTCACAAGCACTTCAAGTTGATGGGTGGGTATAgtttgtggaacgttccaacaggaatctgttccaaaaagtAAGTAAATAACAAGGTTGCCAGCAAACAACGGATACAAAATTGCATAGCGGCTGAATAAGATACCGGGTAGGGAGTGGGCTATTAGGACAGGGAGATAGAGGAGAGCAATGTTTATGCAACAAACACAGAATGTTATGTACAGGAATCTGAACACATGGAAATAACCCATGCTGACCATATGAGTCTATGCAGATATGGGCCTCCCATTTGTTGAGTTACAAAGCAATATTACATCATCAAACACAAGGTAGATAGTAACACACTGACCCATGTACCTGCAATGGACAATCGGATCAGTAAGACTAAATCACTTACCAGGAGAAAATGTTGAGATCAGTAAGACTAAATCACTCACCAGGAGAAAATGATGAGATCAGTAAGACTAAATCACTCACCAGGAGAAAATGATGAGATCAGTAAGACTAAATCACTCACCAGGAGAAAATGATGAGATCAGTAAGACTAAATCACTCACCAGGAGAAAATGATGAGATCAGTAAGACTAAATCACTCACCAGGAGAAAATGATGAGATCAGTAAGACTAAATCACTCACCAGGAGAAAATGATGAGATCAGTAAGACTAAATCACTCACCAGGAGAAAATGATGAGATCAGTAAGACTAAATCACTCACCAGGAGAAAATGATGAGATCAGTAAGACTAAATCACTCACCAGGAGAAAATGTTGAGATCAGTAAGACTAAATCACTCACCAGGAGAAAATGATGAGATCAGTAAGACTAAATCACTCACCAGGAGAAAATGATGAGATCAGTAAGACAAGGTGACTCACCAGGAGAAAATGATGAGATCAGTAAGACAAGGTGACTCACCAGgagaagatgaagagagggatggagaaggccTGGGAGCCCATGTAGAAGATGAAGTCTTGTGTTGTCAGGGAGAGAGTGTAGAAGGTGTTGGGAACGATGCTCCACATCATAGTGAGAGAGCGGAACGGACCACAGCTCATAGAGGGATGGATCCTGAGGATGACATATCAACACCCTCAccatctaccaccactactacacctggtCCATCTGCCACTACTATCCCTGCACTGTATAACAGGCTTCCTTCCTGCTGCAGTAGAGATAGAGACTGCATCCGAAGTGGcagcctattctctatatagggcactacttttgactataggttctggtcaaaggtagtacactatatagtgaatagggtgtcatttcagacgTAGGCAGAGTCACTCACTGGGCCAGGCTGTAGATCATGGCGACAAGGGCGAGGCCCCAGCCGAACAGCAACACcaccaggaagaagatggtggaggtggtggagcgGAACGTCTTCACCGCCGGACGACAGTTAGAAAACAgtgacctggaggaggaggagagattgggggtgggggggttactGTGGTTGTGTAGTGAAGGGAAACTGATCTGGGGCCAAACGTTAACTTTTCCATTATTGGTACAGTATGGAGAGCAGCCTGACCTTCTTGCAGTAGAAGAGGATGAAGAACTTGAGTGTGTTGATGAGAGGCAGCAGAGGGCAGAACAGAGCTCCGGTCCACACCACTGTCTGACCgtagaccagacccagcacaTTGGGAGGCACCAAGAACTCCTGACGACCTACCCACCGGGTCAGTGCACAGGAGTAGTGGTCCACAAACAACCTGCCACAGTATGGAAGAAGAGATTATCAATAAATGTGATAGAGGATGACTAGCTCATAGATTGAGTTACACCACAGTAGGGTGTACAGTGTACACTACCTACGTGGAAACTCCACCAGGATAAGCATGGCGATGGTAATGAGGAAGTCAAACAAGGCCAGTTTGTACATCTCCTGTCCCACACGCGTCTCCCAGCACTGGGTGGCtgcagcaagacagagagacatagcatGGGTGGGAAAGAAATTAGAAGATGTGCAACTTGGTGAATACcagttctgtactgtaggtagaATCGGATGGAGATCTCATCTTTTCAGCCTTTTCTAGACCAATCTGCTAAATTAGACCCTGACTGCTACCCAGGCTACCATGGTGTTATAAGAGAGTGGTTACCGGATAATCTGCTAAATTAGACCCTGACTGCTACCCAGGCTACCATGGTGTTATAAGAGAGTGGTTACCGGATATTCCTTGTTGTTGTACTGGCAGAGCTCACATTTTGGACTGTCTTTAAAGCAGGTGATCTGACTCCACAGAGTAAACAGCAGCACTCCCAGACTTATCATACGCAGAAACACTGACCTGAACacaggagggagggacacaggcaatattcacacacacgagcacatgcacacgcacagagacatacacacacactggttgagTGAAGATCTAGCAAAGCGataaggtcacacacacactaacctaacgtagcaggcgtaaaataaATGCCTGAAACTAGGGACTCGAcagaggctacacacacacacacctgaacagTGCCATGATGATGGTGGTACTAGGAGAATATCTCTCAAACAGGGCTATCTGGTCACACATGAAGGGCACAACAAAGTTTCCTGTTGTGATGACGATGGAAGGAAGGTAAACCCAGAACAGGCCCGGAATGCCCTCTGCTCCAACCTGCGCATAGAAACCACAGGGAGAGGGGGCAAAGGTCAACCAGAAAAGGTTAGAACATCCCCAGGATACCCACCTCCCTGTACTGACTCAATATGATATGGAGAGGATGAAAGGCCAAACATTCAATCAATAGTTTTAGTtttgtttctttgtgtttttgACTGGCCTGGCTAAAGACAGTAGCCTTGAAGATGCCAAAGAAATCTCCTCCTATGAGGGCGAGGGAGACAAGCATGAGGAAGATGCgtagagaacacagacccacTGTCTGACCTAAGGTTAGAGACAAAGCCTTTTTCTGtagcctctcctcctccaggtccacctgacagagggaggagacagatagaggaggggagagagagtggagatggGAGGAATAAAGGGGAGAGATAATACAGAGAAATTAGAGTGGAGGAAAGAGGAGTGCATCTTCAGTGACCCTGCAGTAAGAGGCAGAGCTCCTACCTGTAGGTGGTAGTGGATGCTTTTCTGTTTGAGTTGGGTGGCCCGGTCTCCCTGGCAACCGAAGTCCCAGCCAGTGACCACCCTCTTGCTGTAACTGCCGGCAGCACCGCTGCCTGTTGCCACAGCAATGCGAAGTGCACTCCCCATGCTGTACAAGGGACCAATCGGAGTGGGGAGTGTGGGGGGGGTCAGTAAGTCATTAGGGTCAATGTCCATTCTATCCATTTTATTTCTATGCAGATGGAAGTGTAGGGCTTTCCAGAAGGTACCGTGTGATGATGCAGATAAGACCGAAGGCGAAGTAGAAGACGGAGGTGAGGAGGTAGTCCAGGGGCAGGTTGTAGTGGAAGCCACTGCTCTCTGCCACGGTGTTGTTATAGTAACCATAGAACATGTAGGAGTACTCAATGAAACCCTGGGAGAAGGAGATAGGTGGAGGGTGGGAAGTGGTGAGAGTGGAGCCTACTAGACTAGAAGCGTACCAGACTTGACACAAACCCACAAAATTACACAAACCCACAAGCAGACACAGACTacgtttttaaaaatgtatttcacctttattaaaacaggtaggccagttgagaacaagttctcatttacaactgcgacctggccaagataaagtaagacagtgc contains these protein-coding regions:
- the LOC129841921 gene encoding LOW QUALITY PROTEIN: transmembrane channel-like protein 7 (The sequence of the model RefSeq protein was modified relative to this genomic sequence to represent the inferred CDS: inserted 2 bases in 1 codon), with the protein product MEFSELQRQSSTIAHGYHGAQQLVRLRSKSVVSNQNVPQFNWGSPPSEGGEEGDSGPPKNLRERPMTMRLKRAIREVQQMRVPVVTSWQSWKRSKAKSLSRFRADAGGVMSYVXLWRKALHKIGGHFGVQSYFMFLRFLVVLNFLSFLLIAGFILIPSIVFRSTSNMTVDSTGLEECRIYDPNLQGLVVFYQYFLDLLSGMGFIEYSYMFYGYYNNTVAESSGFHYNLPLDYLLTSVFYFAFGLICIITRMGSALRIAVATGSGAAGSYSKRVVTGWDFGCQGDRATQLKQKSIHYHLQVDLEEERLQKKALSLTLGQTVGLCSLRIFLMLVSLALIGGDFFGIFKATVFSQAKGIPGLFWVYLPSIVITTGNFVVPFMCDQIALFERYSPSTTIIMALFRSVFLRMISLGVLLFTLWSQITCFKDSPKCELCQYNNKEYPCWETRVGQEMYKLALFDFLITIAMLILVEFPRRLFVDHYSCALTRWVGRQEFLVPPNVLGLVYGQTVVWTGALFCPLLPLINTLKFFILFYCKKVTLFSNCRPAVKTFRSTTSTIFFLVVLLFGWGLALVAMIYSLAQIHPSMSCGPFRSLTMMWSIVPNTFYTLSLTTQDFIFYMGSQAFSIPLFIFSW